A region from the Ciconia boyciana chromosome 1, ASM3463844v1, whole genome shotgun sequence genome encodes:
- the SLITRK5 gene encoding SLIT and NTRK-like protein 5 yields the protein MYACCSTVTLEQDLNKKMHIWMLQTIAFALTSLVLSWAESIEYYGEICDNACPCEEKDSILTVSCENRGIISLFEISPPRFPVYHLLLSGNLLNRLYPNQFVNYTGASILHLGSNDIQDIETGAFHGLRGLRRLHLNNNKLELLRDDTFLGLESLEYLQVDYNYISIIEPNAFSKLHLLQVLILNDNLLSSLPNNLFRFVPLTHLDLRGNRLKLLPYVGLLQHMDKVVELQLEENPWNCSCELIALKDWLDSISYSALVGDVVCETPFRLHGRDLDEVSKQELCPRRLISDYEMRPQTPLSTTGYFHTTPASVNSVATSSSAVYKSPLKPPKGTRQPNKTRVRPTSRLPSKDLGYSNYGPSIAYQTKSPVPLECPTACTCNLQISDLGLNVNCQERKIESISELQPKPYNPKKMYLTENYIALVRRADFVDATGLDLLHLGNNRISVIQDRAFGDLTNLRRLYLNGNRIERLSPELFYGLQSLQYLFLQYNVIREIEAGTFEPVPNLQLLFLNNNLLRSLPGNIFSRLSLYRLSLRSNHFSYLPVSGVLDQLKSLLQIDLHENPWDCTCDVVGMKLWLEQLNTGVLVDQVICESPKKFAQSDMRAVRAELLCPDYSDIVVSTPTPSPGQLPARTTPSSSTVRLNGTAAAGGSAPAGSAGGSSSSVPLSVLILSLLLVFIMSVFVAAGLFVLVMKRRKKGQGDHASANNSDVSSFNMQYSVYSGGHHHHHHHPHLQQHPPHRGGGGGGGGGGGAALPKVKTPAGHVYEYIPHPLGHMCKNPIYRSREGNAGEDYKDLHELKVTYSSHPLQPGGGAPPPPPPPPPPAPGGEDAPVRSPAYSVSTIEPREELLSPVQDADRFYRGILEPDKHSPSSTLGTPGSTLPDYPKLPAAYTYSPNYDLRRAHQYLHPGPGDGRLRETVLYSPPSTVYVEPNRNEYLELKAKLNAEPDYLEVLEKQTTFSQF from the coding sequence atgtacGCTTGCTGCTCTACAGTAACTTTGGAACAGGACctcaacaaaaaaatgcatatctGGATGCTGCAGACGATCGCATTTGCTTTAACATCGCTAGTCCTTTCGTGGGCAGAAAGCATCGAGTATTATGGGGAAATCTGTGATAATGCATGTCCTTGTGAGGAGAAGGACAGCATCTTAACAGTGAGCTGTGAAAACAGAGGGATCATCAGCCTTTTTGAGATCAGTCCACCAAGGTTCCCTGTCTACCACCTCTTGTTGTCTGGGAACCTTTTGAACAGACTGTACCCGAACCAGTTTGTCAATTACACGGGGGCTTCCATTTTGCATCTGGGAAGCAATGACATACAAGACATCGAAACGGGGGCCTTTCATGGTCTGAGAGGTTTAAGGAGGCTGCACCTGAACAACAACAAGCTGGAACTTTTACGAGATGACACTTTCCTTGGGCTAGAGAGTTTGGAATACCTACAGGTCGATTATAATTATATTAGCATCATTGAACCTAATGCCTTCAGcaaactgcatttgctgcaggTGCTGATTCTCAATGACAATCTCCTCTCCAGTTTGCCCAACAACCTTTTCCGTTTTGTGCCCTTAACTCACCTGGACCTGAGGGGTAACCGGTTGAAGCTGTTGCCCTATGTGGGCCTTTTGCAGCACATGGATAAAGTggtggagctgcagctggaggaaaacCCCTGGAATTGCTCCTGTGAGTTGATTGCTCTAAAGGATTGGCTGGACAGTATCtcctactctgctctggtgggagatgtggttTGTGAGACCCCTTTCCGCTTACATGGTCGAGACTTGGATGAAGTCTCCAAGCAGGAGCTTTGCCCCAGGAGGCTCATCTCGGATTATGAAATGAGACCGCAGACACCATTGAGCACCACAGGGTATTTCCACACTACCCCGGCTTCGGTCAACTCCGTGGCCACTTCTTCTTCAGCTGTTTACAAATCCCCCTTGAAGCCCCCCAAAGGGACCCGCCAACCCAACAAGACGAGGGTGCGCCCCACCTCCCGCCTGCCCTCAAAAGACCTGGGATACAGCAACTACGGCCCCAGCATTGCCTACCAGACCAAATCCCCGGTGCCTTTGGAGTGTCCTACTGCCTGCACTTGCAACTTGCAGATTTCTGACCTGGGCCTCAATGTCAATTGTCAGGAGAGGAAGATTGAGAGCATTTCTGAACTGCAGCCCAAACCCTATAATCCTAAGAAGATGTATCTGACGGAAAACTACATTGCTCTGGTACGCAGGGCAGATTTTGTGGATGCTACCGGGCTGGATTTGCTGCACCTGGGCAATAATCGTATCTCGGTCATTCAGGACCGGGCTTTTGGGGATTTAACTAATTTGCGAAGGCTGTACCTGAATGGGAACCGGATCGAGCGGCTGAGCCCGGAGCTGTTCTATGGGCTGCAAAGCCTGCAGTACCTCTTCCTGCAGTACAACGTCATCCGGGAGATAGAGGCAGGCACCTTTGAACCTGTCCCCAACCTTCAGCTCTTGTTTTTGAACAACAATCTGCTGAGGTCTTTGCCGGGGAACATTTTTTCTCGTCTGTCTCTCTACAGGCTGAGCCTGCGGAGCAACCACTTCTCCTACCTGCCAGTGAGCGGGGTGCTGGACCAGCTGAAATCCCTGCTGCAGATCGACCTGCACGAGAACCCCTGGGACTGCACTTGCGACGTGGTGGGCATGAAGCTGTGGCTGGAGCAGCTCAACACCGGTGTCCTGGTGGACCAGGTTATCTGCGAGTCCCCTAAGAAGTTTGCCCAGAGCGACATGCGGGCCGTCCGGGCGGAGCTGCTGTGCCCCGACTACTCGGACATCGTCGTCTCCACGCCCACGCCGTCCCCCGGCCAGCTGCCGGCCAGGaccaccccctcctcctccaccgTGCGCCTCAACGGCACGGCGGCGGCAGGCGGCTCTGCgcccgcgggcagcgccggcggcAGCAGCTCCTCGGTGCCGCTCTCGGTGCTCATCCTCAGTCTGCTGCTGGTCTTCATCATGTCCGTCTTCGTGGCGGCGGGGCTCTTCGTGCTGGTGATGAAGCGGCGCAAGAAGGGCCAGGGTGACCACGCCAGCGCCAACAACTCCGACGTGAGCTCCTTCAATATGCAGTACAGCGTCTACAGCGGcggccaccaccaccaccaccaccacccccacctccagcagcacccgccccaccgcggcggcggcggagggggcggtggcggggggggcgcggcgCTGCCCAAAGTGAAGACCCCCGCCGGCCACGTCTACGAGTACATCCCGCACCCCCTGGGTCACATGTGCAAAAACCCCATCTACCGCTCCCGAGAGGGCAACGCGGGCGAGGATTACAAAGACCTCCACGAGCTCAAGGTCACCTACAGCAGCCACCCCCTGCAACCCGGCGGGggcgcgccgccgcccccgccgcccccgccgccgccggcgcccggCGGGGAGGATGCGCCCGTGCGCAGCCCCGCGTACAGCGTGAGCACCATCGAGCCGCGGGAGGAGCTGCTCTCGCCGGTGCAAGACGCCGATCGCTTTTACCGGGGCATTTTGGAGCCCGACAAACACTCCCCCTCCTCCACGCTGGGCACGCCCGGCTCCACCCTCCCCGACTACCCCAAGCTCCCCGCCGCCTACACCTACTCCCCCAACTATGACCTTAGGCGTGCCCACCAGTACTTGCacccggggccgggggacgGCAGGCTCCGGGAGACGGTGCTCTACAGCCCCCCGAGTACTGTCTATGTAGAGCCCAACAGGAACGAGTACTTGGAgctaaaagcaaaactaaacGCAGAGCCGGACTACCTCGAAGTGCTGGAAAAACAGACCACTTTCAGCCAGTTCTGA